In Bos indicus x Bos taurus breed Angus x Brahman F1 hybrid chromosome 23, Bos_hybrid_MaternalHap_v2.0, whole genome shotgun sequence, a single genomic region encodes these proteins:
- the CD2AP gene encoding CD2-associated protein has product MVDYIVEYDYDAVHDDELTIRVGEVIRNVRKLQEEGWLEGELNGRRGMFPDNFVKEIKKETESKDDSLPIRRERHGNVANLVQRISTYGLLPGGIQPLPQTKTIKKKTKKRQCKVLFEYIPQNEDELELKVGDIIDISEEVEEGWWSGTLNNKLGLFPSNFVKELEVTDDDTHEAQEDSETALTGPTSPLPFSLGNGTETAPGSVTQPKKIRGIGFGDIFKEGSVKLRTRTSSSETEEKKPEKPLITPSLGSKTQSVEITKTDTEGKLKAKEYCRTLFAYEGTNEDELTFKEGEIIQLISKETGETGWWKGELNGKEGVFPDNFAVQINELDKDFPKPKKPPPPAKGPISKPELVGTEKKYFPTKHEEKEKSDEKSVLEQKPSKPAAPLVPPKKPVPPTKANNILRSGAVYPKRPEKPVPPPPPVAKINGDVSTSSSKFEAEPVSKPKLDSEQLPLRPKSVDLDSFTVRSSKETDLVNFDDIASSENLLHLTANRPKMPGRRLPGRFNGAHSPTQSPEKTLKLPKEDDSANLKPFEHKKDSCYSPKPPVHLPTPSSTSKPNTASFLTPLEIKAKVEAENSLDELKAQIVELLCVVEALKKDHGKELDKLRKDLEEEKEMRSNLEVEIEKLKKAFLSS; this is encoded by the exons GAAATTAAGAAAGAGACAGAATCCAAGGATGACAGTTTGCCCATCAGGCGGGAAAGGCACGGGAATGTAGCAAATCTCGTACAACGAATAAGCACCTATGGACTTCTGCCTGGAGGAATTCAGCCACTTCCACAAACCAAAACCATTAAGAAGA AGACCAAGAAGCGTCAGTGTAAAGTTCTCTTTGAATACATTCCACAAAATGAGGATGAACTGGAGCTTAAAGTGGGAGATATTATTGATATTAGTGAAGAG GTAGAAGAAGGCTGGTGGAGTGGAACCCTGAACAACAAGTTGGGACTGTTTCCCTCCAATTTTGTGAAAGAATTAGAGGTAACAGATGATGACACTCATGAAGCCCAGGAAGATTCAG AAACTGCTCTGACTGGGCCTACCTCACCTTTACCCTTCTCTCTGGGGAACGGGACTGAAACTGCACCTGGATCAGTTACCCAGCCAAAGAAAATCCGAGGAATTGGATTtggagatatttttaaagaaggctCTGTGAAACTGAGAACAAGAACATCCAGTAgtgaaacagaggagaaaaaaccAGAGAAG CCTTTAATCACACCGTCACTAGGATCCAAAACTCAGAGTGTGGAGATAACAAAAACAGACACTGAAGGTAAACTTAAAG CTAAGGAATACTGTAGAACGCTATTTGCCTATGAAGGTACTAATGAAGATGAACTGACTTTTAAAGAGGGGGAGATAATACAGTTGATAAGTAAG GAGACTGGAGAAACTGGCTGGTGGAAGGGTGAACTGAATGGTAAAGAAGGAGTATTTCCAGACAATTTTGCTGTTCAGATAAATGAACTGGATAAGGACTTTCCt aaaccaaagaaaccaccaccacctgctAAGGGTCCAA TTTCAAAGCCTGAGCTGGTAGGTACCGAGAAGAAGTATTTCCCCACAAAGCATGAGGAAAAAG aaaaatcagaTGAAAAATCAGTGCTGGAACAGAAACCTTCTAAACCAGCTGCTCCACTAGTCCCACCCAAGAAGCCTGTTCCACCCACCAAAGCCAATAATATATTGAGGTCTGGAGCAGTGTACCCAAAGCGCCCTGAAAAACCggttcctccacctcctcctgtaGCCAA gATTAATGGAGATGTTTCTACCAGCTCATCAAAATTTGAAGCTGAGCCAGTATCAAAACCAAAGCTAGATTCTGAACAGTTACCACTTAGACCAAAATCAGTAGACCTAGATTCATTTACAGTTAGAAGCTCTAAAGAAACAG ATCTTGTAAATTTTGATGACATCGCTTCCTCAGAAAACTTACTACATCTCACTGCAAATAGACCGAAGATGCCTGGAAGAAGACTGCCTGGCCGCTTCAATGGTGCACATTCT cCAACTCAAAGCCCAGAAAAAACCTTGAAGTTACCAAAAGAAGATGACAGTGCCAACCTAAAGCCATTTGAACACAAGAAGGATTCATGCTACTCTCCAAAG CCACCTGTGCACCTTCCAACACCTTCAAGTACTTCTAAACCAAATACAGCTTCTTTTCTAACTCCATTAGAAATCAAAGCTAAGGTAGAAGCAGAAAATTCCTTGGATGAACTTAAAGCTCAGATTGTTGAATTGCTGTGTGTTGTGGAAGCACTGAAAAAGGACCATGG GAAAGAACTGGATAAACTACGAAAAGAtttggaagaagagaaggaaatgagaagtaATCTAGAG GTGGAAATAGAGAAGCTGAAGAAAGCATTCCTGTCTTCCTGA